The Amycolatopsis mongoliensis genome includes a window with the following:
- a CDS encoding crotonase/enoyl-CoA hydratase family protein, translating into MTRNVQVERDGEVTTVTIDRPAARNAVDGPTAAELAEAFREFDADPGAAVAVLTGSGGAFCAGADLKAIGTDRMNRTHPDGDGPMGPTRMRLGKPVIAAVHGHAVAGGLELALWCDLRVADATAVFGVFCRRWGVPLIDGGTVRLPRLIGQSRAMDLILTGRPVEAAEAVEIGLANRLVPAGEAVSAAQELARQIAAFPQACLRGDRLSALGQWGQSEEDALAAEFRAAMGTGVLAAEAVDGAARFAGGEGRHGSFT; encoded by the coding sequence ATGACCCGGAACGTGCAGGTCGAGCGGGATGGCGAAGTGACGACGGTCACCATCGACCGCCCGGCCGCCCGCAACGCCGTCGACGGGCCGACCGCGGCCGAGCTCGCCGAGGCGTTCCGCGAGTTCGACGCGGACCCCGGCGCCGCCGTCGCGGTGCTCACCGGATCGGGTGGCGCGTTCTGCGCGGGCGCGGACCTCAAGGCGATCGGCACCGACCGGATGAACCGCACCCACCCGGACGGGGACGGCCCGATGGGCCCGACCCGGATGCGGCTCGGGAAGCCGGTGATCGCGGCGGTGCACGGGCACGCCGTCGCCGGCGGGCTGGAGCTGGCGCTGTGGTGCGACCTGCGGGTCGCGGACGCCACCGCGGTGTTCGGGGTGTTCTGCCGCCGCTGGGGAGTGCCGCTGATCGACGGCGGCACGGTCCGGCTGCCGCGGCTGATCGGCCAGTCGCGGGCGATGGACCTGATCCTGACGGGGCGGCCGGTCGAGGCCGCCGAAGCGGTGGAGATCGGCCTGGCGAACCGGCTCGTGCCGGCGGGCGAAGCGGTTTCCGCGGCCCAGGAGCTGGCGCGGCAGATCGCGGCGTTCCCCCAGGCGTGCCTGCGCGGCGACCGGCTCTCGGCGCTCGGGCAGTGGGGGCAGTCCGAAGAGGACGCGCTCGCGGCGGAGTTCCGGGCGGCGATGGGCACGGGCGTGCTGGCGGCGGAGGCGGTCGACGGCGCGGCCCGGTTCGCGGGCGGCGAGGGCCGGCACGGCAGCTTCACGTGA
- a CDS encoding helix-turn-helix transcriptional regulator, whose translation MTGDPGVDALIRQWAAEREQTPEEQEVDRIASAWLADAPAQAPGIPGQRARSGQQRFVPVESADPGYLDAMRRRLPEVPEELLTAAAGWWQMVGGVAEAEEWWDAGLSPLDQRALDYRAAGLAPSDLSRRLGPMTVLQHLRRGSAPAWCVARLARQQKSA comes from the coding sequence ATGACCGGAGATCCCGGAGTGGACGCGCTGATCCGGCAATGGGCCGCCGAGCGCGAGCAGACCCCCGAAGAGCAGGAGGTCGACCGCATCGCGTCCGCGTGGCTGGCCGACGCGCCTGCGCAGGCTCCGGGCATCCCGGGTCAGCGGGCCCGGTCCGGGCAGCAGCGGTTCGTCCCGGTCGAGTCGGCCGACCCCGGCTACCTCGACGCGATGCGGCGCCGGCTGCCGGAAGTGCCGGAAGAGCTGCTCACCGCCGCCGCGGGCTGGTGGCAGATGGTCGGCGGCGTCGCCGAGGCCGAGGAGTGGTGGGACGCCGGACTCAGCCCGCTCGACCAGCGGGCCCTCGACTACCGGGCGGCCGGGCTCGCGCCGTCCGACCTGAGCCGCCGGCTCGGGCCGATGACCGTCCTGCAGCACCTCCGCCGCGGCAGTGCCCCGGCCTGGTGCGTCGCGCGGCTCGCGCGGCAGCAGAAGTCCGCCTGA
- a CDS encoding lytic transglycosylase domain-containing protein, translated as MRTRTGKNEDDPVDASVEEAAPAAPAPAPRSASVAVLTRLTVVLAVLAVAGGGIWLVTRASTPEASPLTTEIPALQVKAADVRPGSVAPAGGAVAGGAEQQTSPQQAQSRSTGPATLSQWASQVAGASGVPARALQAYGNAELAMRADQPKCRISWATLAGIGRIESNHGQYAGAVLGADGRPSKPIVGVPLDGSAGVQAIGDTDGGRYDGDAGVDRAVGPMQFIPSTWRKWASDGNGDGLGDPQQIDDAALAAARYLCAGGRDMASPAGWWAGILSYNNSTEYAQKVFGLADGYAKAAQSVRKQG; from the coding sequence GTGCGCACCAGGACCGGAAAGAACGAGGACGACCCCGTCGACGCGAGCGTCGAGGAAGCCGCCCCCGCCGCACCGGCACCGGCGCCGCGCTCCGCGAGTGTCGCGGTGCTCACCCGGCTGACCGTGGTCCTCGCCGTGCTGGCCGTGGCCGGCGGCGGGATCTGGCTCGTCACCCGCGCGTCGACGCCGGAGGCGAGCCCGCTCACCACCGAAATCCCCGCCCTGCAGGTCAAGGCGGCCGACGTCCGGCCCGGGTCGGTCGCCCCGGCCGGGGGTGCGGTCGCGGGCGGGGCCGAGCAGCAGACGTCCCCCCAGCAGGCGCAGTCCCGCAGCACCGGCCCGGCGACGCTCTCGCAGTGGGCGAGCCAGGTCGCCGGAGCCAGCGGGGTCCCGGCGCGGGCGCTGCAGGCCTACGGCAACGCCGAGCTGGCGATGCGCGCGGACCAGCCGAAGTGTCGGATTTCGTGGGCCACGCTCGCCGGCATCGGCCGGATCGAGTCCAACCACGGCCAGTACGCGGGCGCGGTGCTCGGCGCGGACGGCCGGCCGTCGAAGCCGATCGTCGGCGTCCCGCTCGACGGCTCCGCGGGCGTCCAGGCGATCGGCGACACCGACGGCGGCCGCTACGACGGTGACGCGGGGGTCGATCGCGCGGTCGGGCCGATGCAGTTCATCCCGAGCACGTGGCGCAAGTGGGCCTCGGACGGCAACGGCGACGGCCTCGGCGACCCCCAGCAGATCGACGACGCCGCGCTGGCGGCGGCGCGGTACCTGTGCGCGGGCGGGCGGGACATGGCCAGCCCGGCGGGGTGGTGGGCGGGGATCCTGTCGTACAACAACTCGACGGAGTACGCGCAGAAGGTGTTCGGCTTGGCGGACGGGTACGCGAAGGCGGCCCAGTCGGTGCGCAAGCAGGGCTGA
- a CDS encoding DUF3817 domain-containing protein, whose amino-acid sequence MTTSTEGAAQTAVPLAGPLVRFRTAAYVTGVGLLGLCFVMVLRYAFGNPTPSAVYSPIHGVLYMIYLVLTIDLAIKARWSIKGTVLVLLAGCVPFVSFLVERRVTHRVKAGQKL is encoded by the coding sequence ATGACCACCAGCACCGAAGGCGCCGCCCAGACCGCGGTGCCGCTCGCCGGCCCCCTGGTCCGGTTCCGCACCGCCGCCTACGTCACCGGCGTGGGCCTGCTCGGCCTCTGCTTCGTGATGGTGCTGCGCTACGCCTTCGGCAACCCGACCCCGTCGGCGGTCTACTCACCGATCCACGGCGTGCTGTACATGATCTACCTGGTGCTGACCATCGACCTGGCGATCAAGGCCCGCTGGTCGATCAAGGGCACCGTGCTCGTGCTGCTGGCCGGCTGCGTCCCGTTCGTCTCGTTCCTCGTCGAGCGCCGGGTGACGCACCGGGTCAAGGCCGGGCAGAAGCTGTAA
- a CDS encoding MFS transporter, with translation MSQQTIDPAVEPARARRSGLVLAIILTCQLMLILDATVMNVALPRIQADLGFSATGLSWVMTAYSLVFGGLLLLGGRAGDLFGRRRMFVAGTAVFTLASLAGGLADSATLLIAARVLQGVGAAMAGPSTLALVTTTFTETKARVRALSLFSAMASGGFAIGLIVGGLLTEWISWRAALFINVPFGLAIVLLAPRFVPEPERRPAHLDLPGAITGTLGVGSLVFAFTHAASDGWGNPVTLGSLAGGLALLTAFVAIEARTAMPLVPLRLFADRNRSAAYVNFFLGPMAMMSMFFFLTQFMQDIRHFAALATGFAFLPMAALIFTMSRLVPRLLPRYGPKPLAITGSLLMVCGVAWLALLTTDSAYFPALLGPLLLMGLGGGLAFAPLNVIVMATVPTEDAGAAGGVLQTMQQVGSTLGLGVLITVFGSATRSAATAGTTGPQLVVDGMTSAFATAAVFAAGTCLVALTFRRVTASARP, from the coding sequence TTGTCCCAGCAAACGATCGATCCTGCGGTCGAGCCTGCCCGGGCCCGCCGCAGCGGGCTGGTCCTCGCGATCATCCTCACCTGCCAGCTCATGCTCATCCTCGACGCGACCGTGATGAACGTCGCGCTCCCGCGCATCCAGGCCGACCTGGGATTTTCGGCGACCGGGCTGTCCTGGGTGATGACCGCCTACAGCCTGGTCTTCGGCGGTCTCCTCCTGCTCGGCGGCCGCGCCGGCGACCTGTTCGGGCGGCGCCGGATGTTCGTCGCGGGCACCGCCGTGTTCACCCTCGCCTCCCTGGCCGGCGGTCTCGCCGACTCGGCCACGCTGCTCATCGCCGCCCGCGTCCTGCAGGGCGTCGGCGCCGCGATGGCGGGCCCGAGCACGTTGGCGCTGGTCACGACGACGTTCACCGAAACCAAGGCCCGCGTCCGGGCGCTGTCGCTGTTCTCCGCCATGGCCAGCGGCGGGTTCGCGATCGGCCTGATCGTCGGCGGCCTGCTCACCGAGTGGATCTCGTGGCGCGCGGCGCTGTTCATCAACGTCCCGTTCGGCCTCGCGATCGTGCTTCTCGCGCCGCGGTTCGTGCCCGAACCGGAGCGCCGGCCCGCGCACCTCGACCTGCCCGGCGCGATCACCGGCACCCTCGGCGTCGGCTCGCTCGTGTTCGCCTTCACCCACGCGGCTTCCGACGGCTGGGGCAACCCGGTGACGCTCGGCTCGCTGGCCGGCGGCCTGGCGCTGCTCACCGCGTTCGTCGCGATCGAGGCCCGCACCGCCATGCCGCTGGTCCCGCTCCGGCTGTTCGCCGATCGCAATCGCAGCGCGGCCTACGTCAACTTCTTCCTCGGCCCGATGGCCATGATGTCGATGTTCTTCTTCCTCACCCAGTTCATGCAGGACATCCGGCACTTCGCCGCGCTGGCCACCGGCTTCGCGTTCCTGCCGATGGCGGCGCTGATCTTCACGATGAGCCGGCTCGTGCCGCGGCTGCTCCCGCGCTACGGCCCGAAGCCGCTGGCCATCACCGGATCGCTGCTCATGGTCTGCGGCGTCGCCTGGCTCGCCCTGCTCACGACGGACAGCGCGTACTTCCCCGCGTTGCTGGGGCCACTGCTGCTGATGGGGCTCGGCGGCGGGCTCGCGTTCGCGCCGCTCAACGTGATCGTGATGGCCACCGTGCCCACCGAGGACGCGGGCGCGGCGGGTGGCGTGCTGCAGACGATGCAGCAGGTCGGCAGCACGCTCGGCCTGGGTGTCCTGATCACGGTGTTCGGGTCGGCGACCCGCTCGGCGGCCACGGCCGGCACGACCGGGCCGCAACTGGTGGTGGACGGCATGACCTCGGCGTTCGCCACGGCCGCGGTGTTCGCGGCGGGCACGTGCCTGGTGGCGCTGACGTTCCGGCGCGTTACAGCTTCTGCCCGGCCTTGA
- a CDS encoding TetR/AcrR family transcriptional regulator translates to MPGGDTERPMRADARRNYERIVATAKDLFTAQGADVPLDDVAKKAGVGAGTLYRHFPTREKLFEAVYRDEIEVLADRAYVLHEELPPWEALEAWLIEQVTWVVERHKLATILKESIDSGSETFQYCQKRLRAATGVLVDAAREAGLIRRDVVGADVLRLGHGAGMAVRNCSPEDGRRVLDVILDGLRA, encoded by the coding sequence ATGCCGGGCGGGGACACGGAGCGTCCGATGCGGGCGGACGCGCGGCGCAACTACGAGCGCATCGTCGCGACGGCGAAGGACCTCTTCACCGCGCAGGGCGCCGACGTGCCGCTCGACGACGTCGCCAAGAAGGCGGGCGTCGGAGCCGGCACGCTCTACCGGCACTTCCCGACCCGCGAGAAGCTGTTCGAAGCGGTCTACCGCGACGAGATCGAGGTGCTGGCCGACCGCGCGTACGTGCTGCACGAGGAGCTGCCGCCGTGGGAGGCGCTCGAGGCGTGGCTGATCGAGCAGGTCACCTGGGTCGTGGAGCGGCACAAGCTGGCCACGATCCTCAAGGAGTCGATCGACTCGGGCTCGGAAACCTTCCAGTACTGCCAGAAACGCCTGCGCGCGGCGACCGGGGTCCTGGTCGACGCCGCCCGGGAGGCGGGCCTCATCCGCCGGGACGTCGTCGGCGCGGACGTGCTGCGCCTGGGCCACGGCGCCGGCATGGCGGTGCGCAACTGCAGCCCGGAAGACGGCAGGCGCGTGCTGGACGTGATCCTGGACGGCCTGCGCGCGTGA
- a CDS encoding solute symporter family protein, with protein MTALAAEGTPASNPLVNTAVFALFVAITLYVVYRASSRNSSTSDYYAAGSAFTGRQNGIALSGDFLSAASFLGIAGAIAMHGYDGFLYSIGFLVAWLVDLLLIAELLRNTGRFTMGDVLSFRMKQRPVRAAAATSTLVISFFYMLAQMAGAGGLVALLLNVHSKLGQALVIGVVGLVMVLYVLVGGMKGTTWVQIIKAAILLLCGALLTVFLFGKFGFSFSNLLSSAAENSPLGDKLLEPGGSYGKNGTTKLDFVSLALALVLGAAALPHVLMRFYTVPNSREARRSVVWATACMFLFYLCTLVIGFGAAALVGADEIKAAPGGENSAAPLLALHVGGTLLLGIIAAVAFATILAVVAGLTITASASFAHDVYANIFKRGKAEPADEVRVARLTAIVVGALAIVGGVLANGQNIAFLVALAFAVAASANLSTLLYSLFWKRFNTTGTLWGIYGGLIASLLLVLFSPVVSGAPDAIFKSIDFAFFPLKNPGLVSIPFSFLCGFVGTLVGKPKADLEKHAEMEVRSLTGIGS; from the coding sequence ATGACCGCGCTCGCCGCCGAAGGCACGCCCGCCAGCAACCCGCTCGTCAACACCGCCGTCTTCGCCCTCTTCGTGGCGATCACGCTCTACGTCGTCTACCGGGCCAGCTCCCGGAACTCGTCGACGTCGGACTACTACGCCGCGGGCAGCGCGTTCACCGGGCGCCAGAACGGCATCGCGCTGTCGGGCGACTTCCTGTCGGCGGCGTCGTTCCTCGGCATCGCCGGCGCCATCGCGATGCACGGCTACGACGGCTTCCTCTACTCGATCGGCTTCCTCGTCGCGTGGCTGGTCGACCTGCTGCTGATCGCCGAGCTGCTGCGCAACACCGGCCGGTTCACGATGGGCGACGTCCTGAGCTTCCGGATGAAGCAGCGCCCGGTCCGCGCGGCGGCGGCGACGTCGACGCTGGTCATCTCCTTCTTCTACATGCTGGCGCAGATGGCCGGCGCCGGCGGCCTGGTGGCGCTGCTGCTGAACGTCCACTCCAAGCTCGGCCAGGCACTGGTGATCGGCGTCGTCGGGCTGGTCATGGTGCTGTACGTGCTGGTCGGCGGGATGAAGGGCACCACGTGGGTGCAGATCATCAAGGCGGCCATCCTGCTGCTGTGCGGCGCGCTGCTCACGGTGTTCCTGTTCGGCAAGTTCGGCTTCTCGTTCTCGAACCTGCTCTCCTCGGCGGCGGAGAACAGCCCGCTCGGCGACAAGCTCCTCGAGCCGGGCGGCTCGTACGGCAAGAACGGCACCACCAAGCTCGACTTCGTGTCCCTGGCCCTGGCCCTGGTGCTCGGCGCGGCGGCGCTGCCGCACGTGCTGATGCGCTTCTACACGGTGCCGAACTCCCGCGAGGCCCGCCGCTCGGTGGTGTGGGCGACGGCGTGCATGTTCCTGTTCTACCTGTGCACGCTGGTGATCGGCTTCGGCGCGGCCGCGCTGGTCGGCGCCGACGAGATCAAGGCCGCGCCCGGCGGGGAGAACTCGGCGGCGCCGCTGCTGGCCCTGCACGTCGGCGGGACGCTGCTGCTGGGCATCATCGCCGCGGTGGCGTTCGCGACGATCCTCGCGGTGGTGGCCGGGCTGACGATCACCGCGTCGGCCTCCTTCGCCCACGACGTGTACGCGAACATCTTCAAGCGGGGCAAGGCGGAGCCGGCGGACGAGGTCCGGGTGGCGCGGCTGACCGCGATCGTGGTCGGGGCGCTGGCCATCGTCGGCGGCGTCCTCGCGAACGGGCAGAACATCGCGTTCCTGGTGGCGCTGGCGTTCGCGGTGGCGGCGTCGGCGAACCTGTCGACGCTGCTGTACTCGCTGTTCTGGAAGCGGTTCAACACGACGGGCACGCTTTGGGGCATCTACGGCGGCCTGATCGCTTCGCTGCTGCTGGTGCTCTTCTCGCCGGTCGTCTCGGGCGCCCCGGACGCGATCTTCAAGAGCATCGACTTCGCCTTCTTCCCGCTGAAGAACCCGGGCCTGGTGTCGATCCCGTTCTCGTTCCTCTGCGGGTTCGTCGGCACCCTGGTCGGCAAGCCGAAGGCGGACCTGGAGAAGCACGCGGAGATGGAGGTCCGGTCCCTCACCGGGATCGGCAGCTGA
- a CDS encoding DUF485 domain-containing protein produces MYDVARPAAGNPLEETGQMPALFTGDRPPAAQHRRPVPRSGPDYPAIQASREFVSLRRRFRAFVFPMSFAFFAWYMTYVLLAAYAHDFMSTKVFGQVNVGILLGIGQFASTALVTWLYLRYARRHVDPRVAELRARAGLPEGTRR; encoded by the coding sequence ATGTACGACGTCGCGCGCCCCGCGGCGGGCAACCCCCTCGAGGAGACCGGCCAGATGCCGGCCCTGTTCACCGGGGACCGCCCGCCGGCCGCCCAGCACCGCCGGCCCGTTCCCCGCTCGGGTCCCGACTACCCCGCGATCCAGGCCAGCCGCGAGTTCGTGTCGTTGCGGCGGCGGTTCCGGGCCTTCGTCTTCCCGATGAGCTTCGCCTTCTTCGCCTGGTACATGACGTACGTGCTGCTGGCCGCCTACGCGCACGACTTCATGAGCACCAAGGTGTTCGGCCAGGTCAACGTCGGCATCCTGCTCGGCATCGGCCAGTTCGCCAGCACCGCGCTGGTCACCTGGCTCTACCTGCGCTACGCGCGCCGCCACGTCGACCCGCGCGTGGCCGAGCTGCGGGCCCGCGCCGGCCTGCCGGAAGGGACCCGCCGATGA
- a CDS encoding sensor histidine kinase, producing the protein MPVGELLGRAPRRSKGKDAWRALVRWRDWSLPVKLSAVTVVPIVLALVLGITTIAGQVGRSDEYQRLDRLVALGDQTRALTGALQQERTVTAAMLTDGTVGGTPGLAAARKATDAVVGPFTAAQARAGEAEPGVAGAAGAATAQVNNLGFLRRQVDGGQLDPAQAVTAYSGITGSLIGLDTAATAGAGDGTLGGTPAGLHELLVAGEQVSVSQALVSYGIARSALTPSELATLRAAELRLADRLVDFRSAAGDTLQRDFAAIAEGTQAQSRARMVESVLNAQGNAVNDAFRTLSAADWNTASAAMRTQIGQVADRLGASASATSAQLVDDASSGAGLLAVLLFATMVLAVAVVFLITRQLLRSLKALRRSALDVAETALPEAVRNIQEGRAQGTAVVPVPVQTEDEVGEVARAFDKVHHQALRLATEQAAMRTGFGSVFVNLSRRSQSLVQRQLQLIEQLERDEEDADQLATLFQLDHLATRMRRNNENLMVLSGAEPGRRSGKPVGTTDMLRAAVSEIEQYQRVQVQPPPPARIVGYAASDLMRLVAELLDNATAFSAPETSVTVASRLGEDGSLNIDILDKGIGMNEAEVSEANTRLTEAGSVDLATSRRMGLFVVGRLASRHRIGVSLHGGKDIVGVRATVVVPPDLVMAVTDGPKTGPIGALQQHPASPAAGNPLPRRQVNGNHRPRPMVPQQPAMGEERWPSASDLAGLTNGHGPSGVRPPSDLEISGTALFAPLPKDDEAPPQPPTLPPVPAVPPVDPPRSGVLPAGKDLFSANETTLSDWWRQATAKPEPEPASAPTPAPDRSETTPIFDEMLSAWFREDKPAEKPAATAEEPDSEPAAAEEAAPEKAAAEPREARSWDFASDENFRTVQAVTKVEPTAFTEAGLPRRRRGEQLMPGSATSAPAAPAAPAPARSDLPVRDPADVRGRLSSFQQGVTRGRQQARRAAANQQAATRPGTAQPAADQQGAGQPQTPAQAGSAFQPGATAAGQPRTPAQPDAQQETPQRGAAAAAAQPDASSPPEAVPQQQSFAQGLQPGALRQPGGQAAEPQQGAASQPNGLPRRGQQGPQQPGAAQPNGLPQPGRPAPAAQEQGQRPRPGSAGRPAEAPSVLPSRRGAAVPEAPAPRQEESAVEATAEWNFGTDDGWRAVQAVSQSAPATFTSAGLPRRRRGEQLLPGSAGPPSGATAPRPQRDAHDVRGRLRSFQQGIERGRHRTARAETNHETLEGE; encoded by the coding sequence GTGCCCGTGGGGGAGCTGCTCGGCCGAGCACCCCGGCGGTCCAAGGGCAAGGACGCGTGGCGCGCCCTCGTGCGGTGGCGCGACTGGAGCCTGCCCGTCAAGCTTTCGGCCGTCACCGTCGTCCCCATCGTCCTGGCGCTGGTGCTCGGCATCACGACGATCGCCGGCCAGGTCGGCCGCTCGGACGAGTACCAGCGGCTCGACCGGCTCGTCGCGCTCGGCGACCAGACACGGGCGCTCACCGGCGCGCTGCAGCAGGAGCGCACGGTCACCGCGGCGATGCTGACGGACGGCACCGTCGGGGGCACGCCCGGGCTGGCCGCGGCCCGCAAGGCGACCGACGCCGTGGTCGGCCCGTTCACCGCGGCGCAGGCGCGTGCCGGCGAGGCCGAACCCGGCGTGGCCGGGGCCGCCGGCGCGGCCACCGCGCAGGTCAACAACCTCGGCTTCCTCCGCCGCCAGGTCGACGGCGGTCAGCTCGACCCGGCCCAGGCCGTGACTGCCTACTCCGGCATCACCGGCTCGTTGATCGGCCTCGACACGGCGGCGACCGCGGGCGCCGGCGACGGCACCCTCGGCGGCACTCCCGCCGGGCTGCACGAGCTGCTCGTCGCGGGCGAGCAGGTGTCGGTCAGCCAGGCACTGGTCTCCTACGGCATCGCCCGCTCCGCGCTCACGCCGAGCGAGCTGGCCACGCTGCGCGCCGCCGAGCTGCGGCTGGCCGACCGGCTCGTCGACTTCCGTTCCGCGGCGGGCGACACGCTGCAGCGCGACTTCGCGGCGATCGCCGAGGGCACGCAGGCGCAGAGCCGGGCCCGGATGGTCGAGTCGGTGCTGAACGCGCAGGGAAACGCGGTGAACGACGCCTTCCGCACCCTGTCGGCGGCCGATTGGAACACCGCGTCCGCGGCGATGCGGACGCAGATCGGCCAGGTCGCCGACCGGCTCGGCGCGTCGGCGTCGGCCACCTCGGCGCAGCTGGTCGACGACGCCAGCAGCGGGGCGGGCCTGCTCGCGGTGCTGCTGTTCGCCACGATGGTGCTCGCCGTCGCGGTCGTCTTCCTCATCACCCGGCAGCTGCTGCGCTCGCTGAAGGCGCTGCGGCGCAGCGCCCTCGACGTCGCCGAGACCGCGCTGCCCGAAGCGGTCCGCAACATCCAGGAGGGCCGGGCGCAGGGCACGGCCGTCGTGCCGGTGCCGGTGCAGACCGAGGACGAGGTCGGCGAGGTGGCGCGGGCCTTCGACAAGGTGCACCACCAGGCGCTGCGGCTGGCGACCGAGCAGGCCGCGATGCGCACCGGCTTCGGCAGCGTCTTCGTCAACCTGTCGCGGCGCAGCCAGAGCCTGGTGCAGCGGCAGCTGCAGCTGATCGAGCAGCTGGAGCGGGACGAAGAGGACGCCGACCAGCTGGCCACGCTGTTCCAGCTCGACCACCTCGCCACCCGGATGCGGCGCAACAACGAGAACCTGATGGTGCTCTCCGGCGCCGAGCCGGGCCGCCGGTCCGGCAAGCCGGTCGGCACCACCGACATGCTCCGCGCCGCGGTGTCGGAGATCGAGCAGTACCAGCGGGTCCAGGTCCAGCCGCCGCCCCCGGCCCGGATCGTCGGCTACGCCGCGAGCGACCTGATGCGCCTGGTCGCCGAGCTGCTGGACAACGCGACGGCCTTCTCCGCGCCGGAGACGAGCGTGACCGTGGCGTCGCGGCTGGGCGAGGACGGCTCGCTCAACATCGACATCCTCGACAAGGGCATCGGCATGAACGAGGCCGAGGTCTCCGAGGCGAACACGCGGCTGACCGAGGCCGGGTCCGTCGACCTGGCCACCTCGCGCCGGATGGGCCTGTTCGTCGTCGGCCGGCTGGCCAGCCGGCACCGGATCGGGGTCTCGCTGCACGGCGGCAAGGACATCGTCGGTGTCCGCGCCACGGTCGTCGTCCCGCCGGACCTGGTGATGGCGGTGACCGACGGCCCGAAGACGGGCCCGATCGGCGCGCTGCAGCAGCACCCGGCGAGCCCCGCGGCGGGCAACCCGCTGCCGCGTCGCCAGGTCAACGGCAACCACCGGCCGCGGCCGATGGTCCCGCAGCAGCCGGCGATGGGGGAGGAGCGCTGGCCGTCGGCGAGCGACCTCGCCGGGCTGACGAACGGCCACGGGCCCTCCGGCGTCCGCCCGCCGTCGGACCTGGAGATCTCCGGGACCGCGCTGTTCGCACCGCTGCCGAAGGACGACGAGGCCCCGCCGCAGCCCCCGACGCTGCCGCCGGTGCCCGCGGTCCCGCCGGTGGACCCGCCCCGGTCCGGTGTCCTGCCGGCGGGCAAGGACCTGTTCTCCGCCAACGAAACGACGCTCAGCGACTGGTGGCGCCAGGCAACCGCGAAGCCGGAGCCGGAGCCGGCCTCGGCGCCCACCCCGGCGCCGGACCGCTCGGAGACGACGCCGATCTTCGACGAGATGCTGTCGGCGTGGTTCCGCGAGGACAAGCCCGCCGAGAAGCCGGCCGCCACGGCGGAGGAGCCGGACTCGGAGCCGGCCGCCGCGGAAGAAGCGGCTCCGGAGAAGGCGGCCGCCGAGCCGCGGGAAGCACGCAGCTGGGACTTCGCGAGCGACGAGAACTTCCGCACGGTCCAGGCGGTCACGAAGGTCGAGCCGACGGCGTTCACCGAGGCGGGCCTGCCCCGGCGCCGCCGCGGCGAGCAGCTCATGCCGGGCAGCGCGACCTCGGCGCCGGCGGCCCCCGCGGCCCCGGCACCGGCCCGGTCCGACCTGCCGGTCCGCGACCCGGCGGACGTGCGCGGGCGGCTGAGCAGCTTCCAGCAGGGCGTGACCCGGGGCCGCCAGCAGGCGCGCCGGGCGGCGGCGAACCAGCAGGCAGCGACCCGGCCGGGGACCGCCCAGCCGGCCGCGGACCAGCAAGGAGCCGGGCAGCCGCAGACGCCGGCGCAGGCGGGGTCGGCGTTCCAGCCGGGCGCGACGGCTGCCGGGCAGCCCCGGACACCCGCCCAGCCGGATGCGCAGCAGGAGACTCCGCAGCGGGGAGCGGCCGCGGCCGCGGCTCAGCCGGATGCCTCGTCGCCGCCGGAGGCCGTTCCGCAGCAGCAGTCGTTCGCGCAGGGGCTCCAGCCGGGCGCGCTGCGCCAGCCGGGCGGGCAGGCGGCCGAGCCGCAGCAAGGTGCCGCGTCCCAGCCGAACGGCCTGCCGCGACGAGGACAGCAAGGACCGCAGCAGCCCGGCGCGGCCCAGCCGAACGGCCTGCCGCAGCCGGGCCGGCCGGCCCCCGCCGCTCAGGAGCAGGGGCAGCGTCCCCGTCCGGGCAGCGCCGGCCGTCCCGCCGAGGCGCCCTCCGTGCTGCCGTCCCGCCGGGGCGCCGCCGTCCCGGAAGCCCCGGCTCCGCGGCAGGAAGAGTCCGCCGTGGAGGCCACCGCCGAGTGGAACTTCGGCACCGACGACGGCTGGCGGGCGGTGCAAGCGGTGTCCCAGTCGGCACCCGCCACGTTCACTTCGGCAGGATTGCCCCGGCGCCGTCGCGGGGAGCAGCTGCTCCCGGGCAGCGCCGGACCGCCCAGCGGGGCCACGGCCCCCCGACCACAACGGGACGCACACGACGTGCGCGGCCGCCTGCGAAGCTTCCAGCAGGGCATCGAGCGCGGACGCCACCGCACCGCGCGGGCCGAGACCAACCACGAGACACTGGAGGGTGAATGA
- a CDS encoding roadblock/LC7 domain-containing protein, whose protein sequence is MTSPSSAQPPQNQFGWLINDFAERVPGVAHAVVVSADGLLLSASNRLPLDRADQLAAVASGLVSLTQGAARCFEAGAVNETVVEMELGIMVLMSISDGSCLAVLAAPNCDIGQVAYEMTMLVDRVGQILTPELRAQLQGSGGSLIGEPVG, encoded by the coding sequence ATGACCTCGCCGAGTAGCGCACAGCCGCCGCAGAACCAGTTCGGCTGGCTGATCAACGACTTCGCGGAGCGGGTGCCCGGCGTGGCTCACGCCGTGGTCGTCTCGGCGGACGGGTTGCTGCTGAGTGCGTCGAACCGGCTTCCGCTCGACCGGGCCGACCAGCTCGCCGCGGTCGCCTCCGGCCTGGTCAGCCTCACCCAGGGCGCCGCCCGGTGCTTCGAGGCGGGGGCGGTCAACGAGACCGTCGTCGAGATGGAGCTGGGGATCATGGTGCTGATGTCGATCAGCGACGGGTCCTGCCTGGCCGTGCTCGCCGCCCCGAACTGCGACATCGGGCAGGTCGCCTACGAGATGACGATGCTCGTCGACCGGGTCGGCCAGATCCTCACCCCGGAGCTGCGCGCCCAGCTTCAAGGCTCGGGTGGGTCGCTGATCGGCGAACCGGTGGGATGA